Part of the Ornithinimicrobium flavum genome, GGCCCCTCACCCCGACGCATCACGGCCCGGTAGTCCCCGGGCCGGGTCAGGCGGGAGCGACGCGGCAGCATCGCGGCGGCCGACGCTCGCCGCTCAGGCGGACAGCTTGGAGCGGCCCTTGCCGCGGCGGGCGGCCAGGATGGCGCGGCCGGCACGCGTGCGCATGCGCAGACGGAAGCCGTGCTTGCGCGCGCGGCGACGGTTGTTGGGCTGGAAGGTGCGCTTGCTCATCAGTCGTGCTCCGGTCGTCTGGTCGGGTCGGCGGTCCGAGGATCGGCCGCCGACGTGCACCCACGTCGCACGACGATTGCTGGTCGTGCTGGCATGGGCAGGCGAAAGCGGCCGGAAATCGGCCTGCTCCACGGTACGGGAG contains:
- the rpmH gene encoding 50S ribosomal protein L34, which produces MSKRTFQPNNRRRARKHGFRLRMRTRAGRAILAARRGKGRSKLSA